Genomic DNA from Haloplanus sp. HW8-1:
CGGTATCCACGACCTGACGATGCTGAAGGGCGCGTCGTACCGCGAGGAGGGCGAGAGCCGGAACTCGATCACCTACCGCGGCGTCGACCCCGAGGGCGACCGGTTCGTCCCCCTCGATTCCGACCGCGAGATGACGCCCGCGGACGTGCTCGTGGACCACCCGACCGGCGAGACCTACGCCCCCATCGTCGAGGAGTACGACCGCTATCCCGCCATCTACGACGAGATCGGGCTGTTCTCGTTCCCGCCGGTCATCAACGGCTGTCGGACCGAGGTGTCGACCGACTCGCGCGAACTGTTCGTCGAACTCACTGGCACCGACCAGTGGACCATCGACCGGATGTGCAACGTGATCTGCTATGCCCTCGATGCCCGCGGCGCCACCATCGAGGCGGTCGACGTCGAGTACGCGGACGGTCGGCTCCGTCGACCCGACTTCGAGGCGGAGCGAAAGACCGTCGCCCACGAGCGCATCGAGGGGATGCTCGGAATCTCCCTCGATGTCGAGGAGGCGGTCGACCTGTTCGAGCGGTCGGGGCTGGACGCCGAACCGAACGGCGACGATGGAGCGGTCGGCGGCGTCACTTACGAGGTGTCGATCCCGCCGTACCGCACCGACGTACTCCATCCGCTCGATCTGATCGACGACGTGGGGCGGGCCTACGGCTTCAACGACCTCGACCCTAGCTATCCGGACGTGGCGACCGTCGGCGGCCGCCACGAGCGATCGACGCTCGAAGCGGCGGCCCGGACGACGCTCGTCGGCCTCGGGTTCGAGGACCTGCTCAACTTCCATATGATCTCCGAGGGGGAGAACTACGAGCGAATGGGGATCTCCCCGGGCACCGACGTCGTCGGCGGCGCGTCCCCGGTGACCATCACCGAACCGTACAGCGAGGACTACACCATGCTCCGGACGTGGGCGCTCCCCTCGCTGCTGATGGTCCTCGAGAACAACACGCACCGGGCGTACCCCCAGGACCTCGCGGAGATCGGATTGGCGG
This window encodes:
- the pheT gene encoding phenylalanine--tRNA ligase subunit beta yields the protein MPVVDVDPDELRRLTGHEGKDDGELIDDLFALGLEYEGETEDGELQLEFGPDRLDRLSVEGIARSLRYQYGDDRGVYVPNTNDPDWTIVVDESVPDERPYVTGAVVRGVDLDDDALDSLIQLQEKLHATMGRKRAKGAIGIHDLTMLKGASYREEGESRNSITYRGVDPEGDRFVPLDSDREMTPADVLVDHPTGETYAPIVEEYDRYPAIYDEIGLFSFPPVINGCRTEVSTDSRELFVELTGTDQWTIDRMCNVICYALDARGATIEAVDVEYADGRLRRPDFEAERKTVAHERIEGMLGISLDVEEAVDLFERSGLDAEPNGDDGAVGGVTYEVSIPPYRTDVLHPLDLIDDVGRAYGFNDLDPSYPDVATVGGRHERSTLEAAARTTLVGLGFEDLLNFHMISEGENYERMGISPGTDVVGGASPVTITEPYSEDYTMLRTWALPSLLMVLENNTHRAYPQDLAEIGLAAGADDDENTGVAEHRTVAGVLARHDATYEDAKSRLAALCRDFDVDLETPATDHPTFIDGRAADVVIDGESVGVIGEVHPRVLVDHDLELPVAAFEFRLDALA